The Vibrio cyclitrophicus sequence CCCATGACTTGGCCGCCGGTATGAGTTTCAAATTGCTCTAGGTTTTTGCTAGGGCTTGTAGAAGAACAGCCAATAAGAAATGTAGATAATAGTGAAACGAGAAGAAATGCTTTTTTCATAAAAACCTGTACCGAGGTGGAATACGACTACCTCGGTACAGTTTAGATTATTTCACTGAATCTTTCAGCGCTTTACCTGCAACAAATGCTGGAACATTTGCAGCAGCGATTTGGATCTCATCACCAGTTTTTGGGTTACGACCAGTGCGAGCTGCACGGTGGTTTACTTTAAAAGTACCAAAACCAATTAGCTGAACTTGATCGCCATCTTTAAGAGCATCTGTAACACCGCCAAGAGTCGCTTCTAGAGCAGCTTTAGCTTGTGCTTTAGAAAGGTCCGCTTTTTCAGCAATAAAGTCGATTAATTGAGTCTTGTTCATTTTAGGTTTCCCTTCTTTGTATTTTTGAATTCAATTCACTCTAAAACATAAATGCCCCATCTGGCAAAGGTTTGTCGTCGATCTTTAGCTCTAATGCCGTAGTTTTAGCCATAATATGAGTAATAACTCACAATTTGTTACTGATTTTATTAAGCAAGCCCTTGTTTAAAAGGGGCTGAGAGCAAAATTAATGATGTCCTAGCCACTACTTTGTCACTATAATCCACGCTGAATCGCTGCTAAAGCGTACAATTTAATTTAAGGGCAAACATGCTGCTGCTAACTATTTATATCTCCATTGCTATTGGAGTTTCTTTCATTTGTTCTGTTTTGGAAGCTGTACTTTTGAGTATTAGTCCGAGCTACATTGCTCAACTAAAGCAAAATGGGCACCCTGCAGCAGAGTCTCTAGACAAACTGAAAACAGATATTGACCGCCCGCTTGCGTCAATTTTAACGCTCAACACCATCGCGCATACTATCGGTGCTGCGACAGCGGGTGCACAAGCGTCTGTCGTTTTTGGTAGCCAATGGTTAGGTGTTTTCTCTGCCGTGCTCACTCTAGGTATTTTGGTTTTGTCTGAGATTGTTCCAAAAACCATTGGTGCAACCTACTGGCGTCAACTTGCTCCGGCTTCAGCAAGCGTGCTTCGTTGGATGGTGTTCTTCCTAACACCATTTGTCTGGTTCTCAGAACAGATCACCAAACGCCTTGCTCGTGGCCACCAAGCACCAAAAATGCGT is a genomic window containing:
- the hupA gene encoding DNA-binding protein HU-alpha, with product MNKTQLIDFIAEKADLSKAQAKAALEATLGGVTDALKDGDQVQLIGFGTFKVNHRAARTGRNPKTGDEIQIAAANVPAFVAGKALKDSVK